A DNA window from Daucus carota subsp. sativus chromosome 3, DH1 v3.0, whole genome shotgun sequence contains the following coding sequences:
- the LOC108211365 gene encoding pre-rRNA-processing protein ESF2, with protein MSEEEQQPEEIKDKAKLSSEKRKNKQKKRFLQEVEKAEKRGVCYLSHIPPKMDHVKLRQLLSQYGEIQRIYLTPENPDARLNRKKAGGFRGQKFSEGWVEFTDKRVAKDVAETLNGEQMGGRKRSPFYYDTWNIKYLSKFKWDDLTEEIAYKSATREQKLALNMSAAKRERDFYLSKVDQSHAQKHIAERLQKKQKVNPEQEEPSQVPYNQVIRQYPQTQPLADKSGKKKQLLSKDVLAGVFGLGAT; from the exons ATGTCTGAAGAAGAGCAACAACCCGAAGAGATAAAAGATAAAGCTAAATTGAGCTCTGAAAAACGAAAAAATAAGCAAAAGAAACGATTTTTACAAGAAGTCGAGAAAGCTGAGAAGCGTGGAGTGTGTTATTTGAGTCACATTCCTCCTAAAATGGATCATGTTAAGCTCAGGCAGCTTCTTTCTCAGTATGGGGAGATACAAAGAATTTATCTCACCCCTGAAA ATCCTGATGCTCGATTGAATCGTAAAAAGGCTGGTGGATTTCGAGGACAGAAGTTCTCAGAAGG GTGGGTTGAATTTACAGACAAACGGGTCGCCAAGGATGTGGCTGAGACGTTGAATGGTGAACAAATGG GTGGGAGAAAGAGGTCACCATTTTATTATGACACTTGGAACATCAAATATCTAAGTAAATTCAAATGGGATGATCTCACGGAAGAGATTG CATACAAAAGTGCCACTCGAGAACAAAAATTAGCATTGAACATGTCGGCTGCCAAGCGTGAGAGGGACTTTTACCTTTCTAAAGTGGATCAATCTCATGCTCAAAAACATATAGCGGAACGATTGCAAAAG AAGCAAAAGGTTAACCCAGAGCAGGAAGAACCATCTCAGGTACCATATAACCAGGTCATTCGGCAATACCCGCAAACACAACCACTTGCTGATAAATCCGGCAAGAAGAAACAACTACTATCGAAGGATGTGCTGGCTGGA GTATTCGGTCTAGGTGCAACTTGA
- the LOC108212601 gene encoding cytochrome P450 724B1 — MEMILGVLVLSFTVLFSVLVFIVSSPESKFKRKEEQVVGLPDGSMGWPFIGETFSFLAPHKSNSVGNFLHQHFSRYGKVFKSNLFGVATVVSGDFELNDFVLQNEDKLFQSFYPKSVKDILGQNCMMLVPGDLHKKLRNVALTFINSSKTSPDFLLYVHNLTISFMDSWQTSRHISFANEAKKFTMHIMLKNMLNIEPGDPRATQMLEDHIVYMKGLVSIPINLPGSPYNKALKARTRIQSTIKGIIEEREKNEHLRVDGDFLDQTLSKEECMLTNEEKISLVMDLLLAGYETTAGLLALLLYYLCQSQEVLQQLRQEHLAIMRTKRPGESLTWNDIQQMEFTHNVIYEALRCGNLVKFVHRKALEDVKYKGYYIPAGWQVLPVFTAVHLDPAIHQNPAKFDPLRWNDRSTRKIVNPFGGGMRLCPGTDLAKLEATIFLHQLVLNYRWKMMEEDYPVSYPYLGFKNGLKLELQPLKEPARAATA; from the exons ATGGAGATGATTTTAGGTGTTTTAGTGTTGTCATTTACAGTGTTATTCAGTGTTTTAGTATTCATAGTTTCTTCTCCGGAGTCCAAGTTTAAGAGAAAAGAAGAACAAGTTGTAGGGTTGCCAGATGGGAGCATGGGATGGCCATTCATCGGTGAGACCTTCAGCTTTCTCGCACCTCATAAATCAAACTCCGTTGGAAATTTCTTGCACCAACATTTCTCCAG GTACGGGAAAGTATTCAAGTCTAACCTGTTTGGAGTGGCAACGGTAGTATCAGGTGATTTTGAACTCAATGACTTTGTCCTTCAGAATGAAGATAAGCTTTTCCAGAGTTTCTACCCAAAATCTGTCAAGGATATTCTTGGTCAAAACTGTATGATGCTTGTTCCCGGTGATCTTCACAAGAAGCTAAGAAATGTGGCTCTCACTTTCATCAACTCCTCCAAAACCAGCCCCGACTTCCTTCTTTATGTCCACAACTTAACCATCTCCTTTATGGACTCCTGGCAAACATCTCGACACATTTCCTTCGCAAATGAAGCCAAAAAG TTTACTATGCATATCATGTTGAAGAATATGCTTAATATAGAGCCCGGAGATCCAAGAGCTACACAAATGCTAGAAGATCACATTGTCTATATGAAAGGGCTTGTATCCATTCCAATTAACCTTCCAGGTTCCCCTTACAACAAAGCTCTTAAG GCTAGAACAAGGATCCAGTCCACGATCAAAGGAATTATAGAAGAAAGGGAGAAAAACGAACATTTGAGGGTTGATGGAGACTTTCTGGATCAAACGCTTTCCAAAGAAGAGTGCATGCTTACCAACGAAGAGAAAATTAGTCTTGTGATGGACCTTTTGCTCGCAGGCTATGAAACAACGGCTGGCCTTTTGGCCCTATTACTCTACTACCTTTGCCAGTCTCAGGAGGTACTTCAACAATTAAGGCAAGAACATTTAGCTATTATGAGAACAAAACGGCCTGGCGAATCCTTGACTTGGAATGACATTCAGCAGATGGAGTTCACCCACAAT GTAATATATGAAGCTTTGAGATGTGGCAATCTTGTGAAATTTGTGCATAGAAAAGCTCTTGAAGATGTGAAATACAAAGGCTATTACATTCCAGCTGGATGGCAGGTGTTGCCGGTCTTCACTGCAGTTCATTTGGATCCAGCCATTCACCAGAATCCTGCTAAATTCGACCCTCTGCGGtggaat GATCGATCAACGAGAAAAATAGTGAATCCTTTTGGCGGGGGAATGAGGCTTTGTCCAGGAACTGATTTAGCAAAACTTGAGGCTACTATCTTTCTCCACCAACTTGTCCTCAACTACAG GTGGAAAATGATGGAAGAGGATTATCCAGTTTCTTACCCTTATTTAGGATTCAAAAATGgcttgaaattggaattgcaaCCATTGAAAGAGCCTGCTAGAGCAGCAACTGCATGA
- the LOC108211456 gene encoding uncharacterized protein LOC108211456 gives MITIQPNSKPWQHLSSSTLNCQLFHVSSETKKLSFGTVTCNSIKDQDNKKAKIKRLVLSQEGRTKLDIRPDKQFYDYPRFVTHVDDKFISTLTSVYREKLRPDTEIFDLMSSWISHLPEDIQYKRVVGHGLNAQELARNPRLDYFFVKDLNQDQDFELESCSFDAVLCTVSVQYLQQPEKVFAEVCRILRPGGVFIVSFSNRLFYEKAISAWREGTAYSRVQLVTQYFQCVEGFTQPETIRKLPGTGGGIQEEKSPLSWIMGLLGLMSGSDPFYAVIAYKNFKPIYD, from the exons ATGATTACCATTCAACCAAACTCAAAGCCATGGCAGCACTTATCATCATCTACTCTAAATTGCCAACTCTTTCATGTTTCATCAGAAACCAAGAAACTTTCCTTTGGAACAGTAACTTGTAACAGCATCAAAGATCAAGATAACAAGAAAGCTAAGATCAAGCGGCTTGTTCTTAGCCAAGAGGGAAGAACCAAACTCGATATTCGACCCGATAAACAATTCTATGATTACCCCAGATTTGTGACTCATGTTGATGACAAGTTTATTTCTACATTGACAAGTGTTTATAGAGAAAAGTTGAGGCCTGATACAGAGATTTTTGATCTCATGAGCTCATGGATTAGTCACTTGCCAGAAGATATACAGTATAAAAGAGTTGTGGGACATGGGCTTAATGCACAGGAGCTTGCCAGGAATCCAAGGCTTGATTATTTCTTTGTGAAAGACCTGAATCAAGATCAAGATTTTGAACTGGAGAGTTGCAGTTTTGATGCTGTTCTGTGTACTGTTAGTGTCCAATATCTTCAGCAGCCTGAGAAG GTATTTGCAGAGGTATGCAGGATACTAAGGCCAGGAGGGGTGTTTATAGTGAGTTTTAGTAACAGATTGTTTTATGAAAAAGCAATTAGTGCATGGAGAGAGGGGACTGCATATAGTAGAGTGCAACTGGTTACACAATACTTCCAATGTGTAGAAGGGTTCACTCAGCCGGAAACCATAAGGAAATTACCGGGCACCGGAGGCGGCATTCAGGAAGAGAAATCACCGTTGAGTTGGATAATGGGGTTGCTGGGATTGATGTCTGGATCAGACCCTTTCTATGCAGTTATTGCTTACAAAAATTTCAAACCTATCTATGACTAA